In Actinomycetota bacterium, the genomic stretch ACGCTGGAGGAAGAAAGGCGGATGCCGTAGTCCCTCTTGAGGATCACCGCTATCTTGTGCTTGGACCAGGCGGGGTGCTCTCTCCTTAAGTCGCAGATGAGCTGGATCGTCTGCCAGGGGATCTCCGAGACCCTTTTCCTTTTCGGGGTGCGGGGGAGGTCCTCCAGTCCCCTGAGGCCCCGTTTCAGGTACCTCTTCAGCCACTTGTAGAAGGTGGTGGGGGAGATGGCGAAGTGGCGGCAGGTCATCCTGGCATTTCCGCAGCTGCGAAAGTGCTCTATCCAGCGCAGCCTCCTTCTGGCCTCCCTGGAGAGGACCTCGCCCATCATTCTCTCCAACTCCCATTGATGGGGAAGCCTGGTGTGGTAGATACTAGTAGTGGTTCCAACTGAACCCTTCATTTGGACACCTCCTTGCTCTGCTTCGTTTATCACAAAGCAAGTATAGGGGGTGTCCACCATGTTTATGAACCCGGGCAAGGGGGTCAACCGCGTGTTGGCGCGCGGTTTGGCGATCGCTGAAGGGATTTCCACGGCAAGAGCGCCTACGTCCGTGCGCCGGAAGCAATGCCGTCACGCGGACCCGTGTTCCATCGGAAAAAACAAGGAAAAGGCCGGCGGGAAGAAAAAGGCCGGCTCGACCCCGGGGAAACCCGGCGTGAGCCGGCTTCTCCGCGTGCGGCGGCGAGTTTGCCGCCCCGTCACCTCCAGCAGTTGGTTTCGAGCCAGGGGAAGAGGTTGTCGGTCTCCTCCAGCTCGCGCAGGAGATCGCCGTCCTCCTCCCCCTCATCCACCGTTTTCAGCAGGAGGGAGAGGCGGTCGCGGTGAGAGCGGAAACGCAGGCGGGCGTATTCCGCGGCGGCCTCCCGGGTGACCATGTAAGGCCAGTCGCTGGCCTCCAGGATGAGCAGCTCGCGCGCCGCCTGGGCGAGGGCGCGGCCCGTACCCGCTTTCTCCCGCCGCGTCACCCGGGAGAGGAACTCCTCCTCCGCGCGGCGCGTCTCCTCCCACATGTCTGCGGTGCGCGGGTTCCGCCAGGTGGCGAAGGTACCGTCCACGTTCCAGGCGGTGACGGATGGCGCGATGGCGGGCAACGGATCCCGGTGCGCCTGCACGGCCAGGTCGCCCGGAAGGACAAGGCGGGGGTGGAGGTGGCGCAGCACGTGTCGCAGCCAGAAGGGCCCCTCGTACCACCAGTGGCCGAAGAGCTCCGTGTCGTAGGCGATGAGAACCAGGGGAGAGGCGTTCCCGGCACTTCCCTCCGCCGCGAGCTCGTGCAGCCTGGCGCGGATGCGCTGCGCGAAGTCCCGGGCGTCTCCCTCCGCGGCCGCGAGCGCCCGCTCCGGCACGTACACCTCCTTGTCGTCGATGGGCGTTTGGTGGGAAGTGATGCGCCAGTACTGGAAGCCGTGACCCTCGTGGTCCTTCTTGGAGTAGTCCCTGTAGCTCCCCCCCGAGGGGTAGCCGTCCTCCGCCCAGACCAGGCGGTGCGCCAGCGGGTCGCGCAGCAGGGCCACCAGGGGCGTGGATCCGAGCCGGCGGGGTCGCCAGGTCGCGTTGTCCAGCGGATCCCCCTCCGCGGCGGAGAAGTCGAGGACCACGTAGGAGATGGGGGGCGAGAAGCGCCGCAGCAGCCCGTCCAGGTCGGGGGTGTAGGCGCATTCAGGCAGCCAGAAGCCGCGCGGTTCCCGCCCGAAGGCGCGGCGGTAGCTCTCCAGGCCCACCGCCACCTGCGCCCTGCGACATGTCTCGCAGGGCAGGAGGGGAAGGTGGGCGTGGGTGGCGGAGCTGGCGAGCACCTCCAGCACCCCGGCCTCCATGCCCTCGCGCAGCGTTTCCAGCATGCGGTGGCGGAAGCGCTCCCGGTAGAGGTCCCGCAGCTCGCGCAACCTGTCGCGGTAGAAGGAGGCCAGCGCGCTCCGCGCCTCCTCTCCCATGTCGCGCAGGCGCGCGATCTCTCCTTCCGCCTGGCGGATGCGGTTGTCCAGGTAATCGTCGAAGCGGCGCTGCAGGTGGGGGTCGGTGAGTTGCTCGCAGAGCACCGGCGTCACGGTCATGGCCAGCTTCCCGGGCAGGCTCCCCTCGCTCATATCGGCCACGATGTCCCATACGGGGATGTAACACTCCGCCCAGGCCTCGAGGATCCACTGCTCCCCCACGGGCCAGTCGACGTTGCGCCGCACGTAGGGCATGTGGGTGTGGAGCAGGAGGGCGATGTTAGCTTCACCCATGGCCGCCGCCGTCTCCTGGTAGCTCTTTCCATCCCATGCCGATGAAGTCCAGGGCGCCCTCCAGGCCCTCCTCGCGGACCTTGAAATCCCCTGTGCGCAGGAGGGGGATGAAGAGGGGGCGGTAGAAGAAGCGCTCCCGTCGCGGCGGCAATTCCAGGCAGTACTGGGAAAAGTTGCGCCGCAAGAGGAGGTCGTGAAGTCGCAGCAGGCGCGCATGGAATATCCCCTTCACCTCCACGCGTGGGTAGAAGCTCTGCATGAAGGCGAGGAATTCCCGGTAATCGTATTCACGGATGTGGAAGGGGTTCAGCGGCGATTCCCTGCCGGGGGAGATGATGAGACGATTGGGCGTGGTGATCACGCACAGCCCCCCCGGCCTGAGCACCCTGCGGGCCTCCTCCATGAAGCGCTCGGGCCGGTGCAGGTGTTCCACCACCTGCAGGGAGCAGACCAGGTCGAAGGAGGCTTCTTCCAGGCCGGTTTCGTAGATGTCCCCGTAGAGGAAGCGCAGGTTTGGCCGCCGGTAGGTGCGGCGGGCGTGGTATACGGCCTCCGGGGCCAGGTCCACTCCCACCGCCTCCAGTGCCACCGAGGCCAGCAGGTCCGTCCCGTAACCCTCGCCGCTCCCCAGGTCCAGCACGCGCTTGCCGGCCGCGAGGGGGAGGAGGAAGCGGTAGGCCACCAGGTGGCGCTGGAACCAGTAGTTCTCCTCCCTGATGCCGGGGAGGGTGCGTTCCCCGGTAAGGATGAGAGCGGGGTAATGATCCCGCGGGAGGTCGTTTTCCGTCGCTCCGTTCATCTTCCCTGATCCGTCGTCCCGACAAACTGTCCGTGCATCCCGCCCGCGCACCTTTCCCCCGGATCCCCGCCTTTTCCCCGTCCACGGGTAGCGTGGAGAACCCACTCCGGAGGGATTCCCGCCCCCGCGACCTTCCATGACATGCGGGGCCGCCGCTTACCGGCCGCCGTAATCAGCTCCGCTCCGCGAGGCTCTCCCCTTGCCCGGAAGGGGCTCGCTGGAGCGGTGCCCGGCAGGAAGCCATTGTACCACCCTTGCGCCGCCGGGGAGGAGGAGAGGCTTTCGCCTCCTCGCGGGCCCCGTGCTCACGGGCGGGGCATGGTCAGGGTGGCCAGCGCGGAGACGATGAACATGCTTCCCAGCACGACCAGGTAGAAATTACCAAATGCCCATCCCATGGCCAGCAAGAAGAGGCCCAGCGCGCACCCGCCTCCCGTGTAGGCGAACCTCGTGCGGTTCATTTCACCAGGTCCAGTACCCGCTTGAACTCCTCGCCGTCCGCCCGGTAGGTAACCTCGTAGATGAGGGCTTCCGAGGTGGTCACCGTGGCGCCGGCCCGGCGCATCCTCTCGAGGGCCACGGCATGGTCCAGCGGCTTGCGGGTGCCCGTGGCGTCGGCGATCACCTGCACCTGGTAGCCCCGGTGCAGGGCGTCGAGGACCGTCTGGCACACGCAGATATGCGTCTCGATGCCGCAGACCAGCAGCCGCCTGCGGCCCGTTCCCCTGACGGCGTCGGAGAATTCCGGGACCCCGAAGCAACTGAAGATGCGCTTGACGACGGGATCATAGGAGGGCAGGTCCGCCTTTATCTCGTCCACCGTGTAGCCGAGTCCCTGTGGGTAGTGTTCGGTGAGGATCACCGGCAAACGGAATATGGAGGCGAAGCGCAGCAGGCGCGAGATGGCGCCCGTCACCTCCTCGCGGTCGTGTATCATGCGCACCAGCTTCTCCTGGGGATCGATGACCACCAGCACGCTGTCGTCGGCGTTCGCCAGGTCGGGATGCCTCTTCATGTTCCACACCTCCTTCCGGAAGCCCCCGCGCAGCTCGCCGCGCTCTCATCCCTCGTCGTCCTTCTCCCCGGAGGTTCCCTCGAGGTAATCGTGCACGAGGTCCGCGACCCGCATGGCGGAGTTGAAGGCGGTGTCGCCGCCCGTGCCCTCGGCGCAGGTGGTGTCCCCGCAGAGGAAGAAATTGTCGATGGAGGGGATGGTGAAGCCGGGCCGTTCATCCCGGCCCTGGCCGGGACGGGGCAGGAAGCCGTCCACCATGTGCAGGTGCATGGCACGCTCCCAATCCACCACCTCCCATATACCGGGAAACATCTCCCGCAGCAGGCCGCGCAGGCGATCCTCCTCGCGGCCCACCTTCTCGCCGTTCTTCATCCAGCCGTAGGGGAGGGGGTAATACCAGGAGAGGAGCTGCCTTCCCTCCGGCGCCATGCCGGGGTCGATGTTGGAGGTGAACTGCCCCATGGTCAGCGGGTCGGAGGTCACCAAAAGTCCGCTCTTGTCGCTGACCTTCTCCTTGAGCCCCACGTCGAGGGCGATCCCCGCCGTGGGCACGAGTTCCTTCGCCTTCTTCACGAACTTGATGGGGAGGTCCTTGCCCCCGAAGAGATTGGGGACTTCCTGCACGGGTATGGCGCTGATGACCGCCCGCGCCGCGTAGGTGGCCGCCTCCGTCTTCACCTGCCCCACGATCCCCTTGCGCACCGTGAGGCGCGTGACCCTGGATGAGGTCATCACCTGGCCGTTCTTCTCCAGCTCCTCCCGCAGGCCCTCGATTATCTGGCGCGTGCCGCCCTCCGGGTATCCCACCTTCACCTTGGCGCGCAGGGCCTTCTTCAGGAAGGCGGCCATCTCACCCGCGGATGCCTGGCGCAGGTCGGGAGCGATGATGCCGATACCCGAGAGGACGCGCAGGAGCTCCAGCGTTTCCGCGGAGCGGCAGCGCGAGGTCATCTCCTCCAGGGAGATACCGTACTTGCGCGCGGGATCTCCCAGCACCAGCTTCAGCAGGTAGCGGACGGCGCTGAGCTTGGCGGAAAAAGGCAGCAAGGGAGAGCGCAGTATCTTTCCCACGTTGTTGGGGAGCGGGCGGAACTCCCCCCCGGTGTAGAGCTCCGGCTCGCCCTGCTCGAGGAAGCGCAACTCGCGGCCGAGACGGCGGAAGACCGCCGCCGCGGCTCCCTGCGAGGCGAAGCGGTTGGCATGCAACCCGTACTCGACCGTATAGCCGTCACGCTCAATGTACCCGGCCCTGCCCCCCAGGGAACGCGCCCCCTCCAGCAGCAGTACCCGGTACCCCTTGTGGGAGAGCAGGGCTCCCGCGGAGAGCCCCGCGTACCCACCGCCTATCACGATGACGTCGTAATCCATGTGCAACTCCCTCTTGTCGAACGGGCTTACCGCGAGGGGAAAGCGACGCCTCCCCGCGCACCGGCATCTCCAATATATCAAAAAACACGATTCTCCCGGGGCTGTATCTATTGTAAGCTTGATCTCCAGGGAAGGAGTACGAAGCGGGGAACGAGATGCCCGTTCACGGACGGCACGGGGGAAGGAGACGCCGGAGGCGATGGGGCGGGTCCCGCGTCCCGCGGGTGCGGCGCCGTTTACCGGGGCGGGGATGGGCCCGCGCGAGAAAGGGGGGTGAGAGCGGATGTTCCGGGAAGAGGTGGCCTTCTACGCCGACAGCGTCGAGCATATAAGGCTGGAGGGGATCCTCGAGATGCCCGACGGGAAAGGGCCGCACCCGGCCTGCATCCTCTGCCACCCCCACCCCCTCGGCGGGGGCTCCATGCACGTCTCCCTTCTGCAGGTGATATCCCGGACGCTCTGCGAGCAGGGCTGGGCGTGCCTGCGCTTCAATTTCCGGGGGGTGGGGCGCAGCACGGGAGAGTCCTCCGGGGGGTTGCGGGAGACGGAGGACGTCCAGGGCGCTTACAACTACCTGCGGGAGAGGGAAGAGGTGGACGCGGAGGACCTTTCCCTGGCCGGATGGTCCTTCGGGTCATGGGTGGGGCTGAGATGGGCGCTGCAGGAGGGGCGGTGCCGCCGGCTGGCGCTGGTGAGCCCGCCCATGGTGGGGTTCGATTTCTTCCATTTTCTTGAAGCAATATCCCCCTCCGCGCTGCCGGCGGTGCTGGTGGTGGCGGGGAGCCGCGATCAGTTCGCGGGGGAGGAGAAGCTGCGGGAGCTCACCGCGAGGCTGGGAGGAGAGCTCGTCCTCCTGGAAGGCGCGGATCACTTCCTTTTCGGCCACGAGTCCCGGGTCGCCCAGGCGATAGCGGAACACTGGAAGAATCACCCAGCCAATTTCTGAGGCGGTCTTCGAAGGGCAGGAAGGGTCGCGGGCGACCGGCGATGCGGGGCGGCAGGGGTAAAACAGAGGGCAATGCACGTCCGGGCCGGAGAACGCCTTTATGCCGCTCACAGGAATCTGCCGGGGAGGGGGCGGGCTTCAGGGGCATCGACGTGTCGTTATCGCACCGTTCCTGCGCGGCCATTCCGGGGTATGAACGGAAGGGATACCCTACGGGATCCTCCCGACTGTCCGGAAGCAGCCCCTGCCCCCTAATCCATCGCCCTTCCCTTGACGATGATTATAGATGGAAGGAAGGGGAATAATGTTACGAGGGAAACAAAGGGAAGTGGTGCAGGGATCGGATTGAAAGGGGTGGTGGCCATGCTGCGGGAGGAGTTCCTGAAAAAGGTGAAGGAGGCGGCGGGCCTGGAATCCGTGCGACAGGCGGACGCCGTGGTAAGGGCAGTGGTCGCCGTTTTGAAGGCAGGGCTTCCACCGGAGCAGGCAGAGATGTTAGCCTCCTCTCTTCCCGAGGACCTGAGGCTGGGATGGGAGATGGTAGGCTCTTACCCGGCCGATATCCTGGAGAGGGAGGATATCTACTACGAGGGCTCTGAAGGGGAAGAGGAAAGGGAGGCTCCCACCATAACCCAGGGCTGATGTGGGCACAACCCGGGAAGGAGTGGCGGGCGGCCCCGGCGGGTGGCTCGTTGTACTGAACGTGACGGTCACTTCCGGACGATCGAGACCGCTGGCTTACAAGAACGACTTGCTGCCTCGGGTGATGCATGTCTCGCAGATTAGAGCGACCGGACACAAGGCCGTTGCTTTTTAACCTTCCGTATGAACCTTCCGTTTATCTTCTCTCCCCACTTGGGGACGACGCCGTGCAGCGCCCTGGTCCCAGTGCATGAAACACGGATTTTTCACGACACCGCATCACGATGCGGGGTCGCTTTTCCTGCACGTACCTCATGTAAGGGTCGGGCGCACAACACCCGGCGCCGAGCAGAGCAAGCTTTGCCTTGCAATGGCCGTTCACAGCGGATATAATACCCTCGGTGCGCCGGCGGAGGCCGGGGACACCGCAAATCCGCGATGAGGACTCACCGGGGACTCCAGGCCGAGCAGGCTGAGAGCCTTCGGTTAAATATATGCCCTAAATCCGGTGCGGGAGCCGGAAAGAAAGCGAGGGCATGTTTTCGAAGAGCCCGTCACTTGAGAGAAGAGGAAAGGAGTTGCAGCATGGTTCCGAGTGACCTGGAGATCGCTCAAGCGGCAGAGCTCCTCCCCATCGTGGAGATCGCCAGGAAGATGGGGCTGGAGGAGGACGAGATCGAGCTGTACGGCAAATACAAGGCGAAGATCAACTTCGAGCAGGTCCTGGAGAGGCTGAAGGACCGCCCCAACGGGAAGTATATCGACGTCACCGCCATCACCCCAACCCCCCTGGGCGAGGGCAAGACGGTCACCTCCATCGGCATGACCGAATCCCTGGCCAAGATCGGCAAGAACGTCTGCCTCACGCTGCGTGAGCCTTCCCTGGGGCCGGTGTTCGGCATCAAGGGAGGCGCGGCGGGAGGCGGTTACTCGCAGGTGGTGCCCATGGAGGACCTCAACCTCCATTTCACCGGGGACATCCACGCCGTGGGAGCGGCCAACAACCTGCTGGCGGCGATGATCGACACCAGCATCCTCCTGGGCAACCCCCTGAACATCGACCCCCTCACCATTTCCTGGAGGAGGGTGGTGGACATCAGCGACCGCGCCCTGCGCGACATCGTCATCGGCCTCGGCGGCAGGGAGAACGGCTATCCCCGCCAGACCGGGTACGACATCACCGTGGCCTCGGAGGTCATGGCCATCCTGGCCCTGGCTACCAGCCTTAAGGACCTCAGGGAGCGGCTGGGGCGCATCGTGGTCGCCTATACCTACGAAGGCAAGCCGGTGACCGCGGAGGACCTCAAGGCCGCCGGCGCCATGACCGTTCTCCTCAAGGAGGCCCTCAAGCCCAACCTCATACAGACCCTGGAGCATAACCCCTGCATCATGCACGCCGGCCCCTTCGCCAACATCGCGCACGGGAACAATTCCATCGTGGCCGACCTGGTGGCCCTGAAGTGCGCCGATTACGTGGTCACGGAGTCCGGTTTCGGTGCCGACATGGGGGCGGAGAAGATGATGAACATCAAGTGCCGCTACTCGGGCGTCACCCCGGATTGCGTGGTCATCACCACCACCATCCGC encodes the following:
- a CDS encoding helix-turn-helix domain containing protein, which gives rise to MKGSVGTTTSIYHTRLPHQWELERMMGEVLSREARRRLRWIEHFRSCGNARMTCRHFAISPTTFYKWLKRYLKRGLRGLEDLPRTPKRKRVSEIPWQTIQLICDLRREHPAWSKHKIAVILKRDYGIRLSSSSV
- a CDS encoding DUF1957 domain-containing protein translates to MGEANIALLLHTHMPYVRRNVDWPVGEQWILEAWAECYIPVWDIVADMSEGSLPGKLAMTVTPVLCEQLTDPHLQRRFDDYLDNRIRQAEGEIARLRDMGEEARSALASFYRDRLRELRDLYRERFRHRMLETLREGMEAGVLEVLASSATHAHLPLLPCETCRRAQVAVGLESYRRAFGREPRGFWLPECAYTPDLDGLLRRFSPPISYVVLDFSAAEGDPLDNATWRPRRLGSTPLVALLRDPLAHRLVWAEDGYPSGGSYRDYSKKDHEGHGFQYWRITSHQTPIDDKEVYVPERALAAAEGDARDFAQRIRARLHELAAEGSAGNASPLVLIAYDTELFGHWWYEGPFWLRHVLRHLHPRLVLPGDLAVQAHRDPLPAIAPSVTAWNVDGTFATWRNPRTADMWEETRRAEEEFLSRVTRREKAGTGRALAQAARELLILEASDWPYMVTREAAAEYARLRFRSHRDRLSLLLKTVDEGEEDGDLLRELEETDNLFPWLETNCWR
- a CDS encoding class I SAM-dependent methyltransferase; translated protein: MNGATENDLPRDHYPALILTGERTLPGIREENYWFQRHLVAYRFLLPLAAGKRVLDLGSGEGYGTDLLASVALEAVGVDLAPEAVYHARRTYRRPNLRFLYGDIYETGLEEASFDLVCSLQVVEHLHRPERFMEEARRVLRPGGLCVITTPNRLIISPGRESPLNPFHIREYDYREFLAFMQSFYPRVEVKGIFHARLLRLHDLLLRRNFSQYCLELPPRRERFFYRPLFIPLLRTGDFKVREEGLEGALDFIGMGWKELPGDGGGHG
- a CDS encoding hydrolase encodes the protein MKRHPDLANADDSVLVVIDPQEKLVRMIHDREEVTGAISRLLRFASIFRLPVILTEHYPQGLGYTVDEIKADLPSYDPVVKRIFSCFGVPEFSDAVRGTGRRRLLVCGIETHICVCQTVLDALHRGYQVQVIADATGTRKPLDHAVALERMRRAGATVTTSEALIYEVTYRADGEEFKRVLDLVK
- a CDS encoding NAD(P)/FAD-dependent oxidoreductase: MDYDVIVIGGGYAGLSAGALLSHKGYRVLLLEGARSLGGRAGYIERDGYTVEYGLHANRFASQGAAAAVFRRLGRELRFLEQGEPELYTGGEFRPLPNNVGKILRSPLLPFSAKLSAVRYLLKLVLGDPARKYGISLEEMTSRCRSAETLELLRVLSGIGIIAPDLRQASAGEMAAFLKKALRAKVKVGYPEGGTRQIIEGLREELEKNGQVMTSSRVTRLTVRKGIVGQVKTEAATYAARAVISAIPVQEVPNLFGGKDLPIKFVKKAKELVPTAGIALDVGLKEKVSDKSGLLVTSDPLTMGQFTSNIDPGMAPEGRQLLSWYYPLPYGWMKNGEKVGREEDRLRGLLREMFPGIWEVVDWERAMHLHMVDGFLPRPGQGRDERPGFTIPSIDNFFLCGDTTCAEGTGGDTAFNSAMRVADLVHDYLEGTSGEKDDEG
- a CDS encoding alpha/beta fold hydrolase, with product MFREEVAFYADSVEHIRLEGILEMPDGKGPHPACILCHPHPLGGGSMHVSLLQVISRTLCEQGWACLRFNFRGVGRSTGESSGGLRETEDVQGAYNYLREREEVDAEDLSLAGWSFGSWVGLRWALQEGRCRRLALVSPPMVGFDFFHFLEAISPSALPAVLVVAGSRDQFAGEEKLRELTARLGGELVLLEGADHFLFGHESRVAQAIAEHWKNHPANF
- a CDS encoding DUF2267 domain-containing protein — translated: MKGVVAMLREEFLKKVKEAAGLESVRQADAVVRAVVAVLKAGLPPEQAEMLASSLPEDLRLGWEMVGSYPADILEREDIYYEGSEGEEEREAPTITQG
- a CDS encoding formate--tetrahydrofolate ligase, coding for MVPSDLEIAQAAELLPIVEIARKMGLEEDEIELYGKYKAKINFEQVLERLKDRPNGKYIDVTAITPTPLGEGKTVTSIGMTESLAKIGKNVCLTLREPSLGPVFGIKGGAAGGGYSQVVPMEDLNLHFTGDIHAVGAANNLLAAMIDTSILLGNPLNIDPLTISWRRVVDISDRALRDIVIGLGGRENGYPRQTGYDITVASEVMAILALATSLKDLRERLGRIVVAYTYEGKPVTAEDLKAAGAMTVLLKEALKPNLIQTLEHNPCIMHAGPFANIAHGNNSIVADLVALKCADYVVTESGFGADMGAEKMMNIKCRYSGVTPDCVVITTTIRALKMHGGAFEARPGKPLDEELVKKENMPALEEGASNLIKQIENMKLFGVPVVVTINRRVTDTDKEIELVKKLAEGAGVVACVPIEVWAKGGEGGKEAAQAIVEACEQPKDFKFLYELDWSIKEKIEAIATKIYGADGVDYSPLAEQKIKQYTEAGYDKLPICMAKTHLSLSHDPNLKGAPKGFRLPVVDIRPSIGAGFLYPLCGAMRTMPGLPSRPAAVDVDIDENGRTMGLF